Proteins encoded by one window of Desulfomonilia bacterium:
- the gyrB gene encoding DNA topoisomerase (ATP-hydrolyzing) subunit B: MEKSEYTAKDIKVLGGFEAVRLRPAMYIGSTSSQGLHHLVYEVVDNSVDEAIAGFCKNIKVTIHMDDSITVTDDGRGIPTEIHEETGRPAAEVVLTTLHAGGKFENSVYKVSGGLHGVGVSCVNALSESLELEIHRQGNIYIQRYERGVPVTDLEKKGPTDKRGTIVHFKPDADIFETTTFDYDALLNRLRETAFLNKDIRITLEDERTDTVNTFHYKEGLLDFVNYLNAKKKTLHAPVSFRKERGDVVIEGVIQYNTSYSESLFSFANNINTHDGGTHVSGFRKALTRTINNYAKEKGFLKNFKEGIQGDDTREGLCAVISVMLPNPQFEGQTKGKLGNSEIQGITESIVNEAIGDYLNENPTEAAMIIKKIIDSAQAREAARKARELTRRKSALENTFLPGKLADCQERDPALCEIFIVEGDSAGGSAKQGRDRKNQAILPLRGKILNVEKARVDKMLSNLEIKSLVTAFGTGIGSDNFDISKLRYHKIVIMTDADVDGAHIRTLLLTFFFRQMPDIIEHGYLYIAQPPLFRVSKGKTTSYLLNEDALEEYLLSGISKECTIKGEVEISGQELIRFIRQIHRRENILVNYEMRNMDDRIVQAASYMDPEEIKSEFSGVLVSESVKDITKAWFPNIGPVRSEVKDDHVIFYTVKNGLRKETLIDKKLFESKGFEELVKIHTHLKKVGKPPFHIIRGSSVHKVDNLNEAMLKVQDEAKKGLSLQRYKGLGEMNPEQLWETTMDPANRTFLKVTIEDAVETDQIFSTLMGDEVEPRRDFIQTNALRVTNLDI, encoded by the coding sequence ATGGAAAAAAGTGAATATACTGCAAAGGATATAAAAGTCCTGGGGGGATTTGAGGCCGTTCGCCTGCGACCTGCAATGTATATAGGGTCAACATCATCCCAGGGGCTGCATCATCTTGTTTATGAAGTGGTAGACAACAGTGTGGACGAAGCAATCGCAGGTTTTTGCAAAAATATAAAAGTTACAATTCACATGGACGACAGCATAACGGTAACGGATGACGGGCGGGGAATACCGACGGAGATTCATGAAGAAACTGGCAGACCGGCAGCAGAAGTTGTTCTTACAACACTGCACGCAGGAGGAAAGTTTGAAAATTCGGTGTACAAAGTTTCAGGGGGACTGCATGGGGTCGGCGTTTCCTGTGTCAATGCCCTTTCCGAATCGCTCGAGCTTGAAATTCACCGTCAGGGAAATATCTATATCCAGCGGTACGAAAGGGGAGTTCCTGTTACCGACCTGGAAAAAAAAGGACCCACAGATAAAAGAGGCACGATAGTTCATTTTAAGCCGGATGCGGATATATTTGAAACAACTACGTTCGACTATGATGCCCTTCTCAACCGGTTGAGAGAAACCGCCTTTCTGAACAAAGATATAAGGATCACGCTTGAAGATGAGAGGACAGATACAGTAAACACTTTTCATTACAAGGAAGGACTCCTGGATTTTGTAAATTACCTGAATGCCAAGAAAAAGACCCTGCATGCCCCGGTAAGCTTCAGAAAAGAAAGGGGAGATGTTGTGATAGAGGGGGTCATTCAATATAATACTTCATATTCCGAAAGCCTTTTCTCCTTTGCAAACAACATAAACACCCACGACGGAGGGACTCACGTATCAGGCTTCAGAAAGGCCCTAACAAGGACCATCAACAATTACGCAAAGGAAAAAGGGTTCCTTAAAAATTTCAAAGAAGGAATTCAGGGTGACGACACAAGGGAAGGGCTGTGTGCAGTTATTTCAGTAATGCTCCCCAATCCGCAGTTTGAAGGGCAGACAAAAGGAAAACTGGGCAATTCAGAAATACAGGGGATAACGGAAAGCATAGTTAACGAGGCCATAGGGGATTACCTTAACGAAAACCCAACAGAAGCGGCAATGATCATAAAGAAAATCATTGACAGCGCCCAGGCCAGAGAAGCAGCCAGAAAAGCGCGGGAGCTGACCAGACGGAAAAGTGCACTTGAAAACACGTTTCTTCCGGGTAAGCTTGCAGACTGTCAGGAAAGAGACCCAGCGCTCTGTGAAATATTCATTGTCGAGGGAGATTCTGCAGGTGGCAGTGCAAAACAGGGACGAGACCGCAAAAATCAGGCCATCCTCCCGCTCAGGGGAAAAATACTTAATGTGGAAAAAGCACGGGTCGACAAGATGCTGTCCAATCTGGAGATAAAGTCTCTTGTGACGGCATTTGGTACCGGAATAGGCTCTGATAATTTCGATATATCAAAACTCAGGTATCACAAAATAGTTATAATGACGGATGCTGACGTAGACGGAGCACACATAAGGACACTCTTGCTCACTTTCTTTTTCAGACAGATGCCCGATATAATTGAGCATGGGTACCTTTACATAGCACAACCTCCTTTGTTCAGGGTCTCCAAAGGAAAGACTACGAGCTACCTCCTCAATGAAGATGCACTCGAGGAGTATCTTCTTTCAGGTATATCCAAAGAATGTACAATCAAGGGAGAGGTGGAGATATCAGGCCAGGAGCTTATACGTTTCATCAGACAGATTCACCGCCGCGAAAATATTCTTGTGAACTATGAAATGAGAAATATGGATGATCGAATAGTTCAAGCCGCTTCATACATGGACCCGGAAGAAATCAAATCAGAGTTTTCGGGGGTACTTGTAAGCGAAAGCGTGAAAGATATCACAAAAGCATGGTTTCCAAATATAGGCCCTGTTCGCTCAGAAGTGAAGGACGATCACGTAATCTTTTATACTGTCAAAAACGGCCTGAGAAAGGAGACGCTGATCGACAAAAAGCTTTTCGAATCAAAAGGGTTCGAAGAACTTGTAAAGATACATACACACCTCAAAAAAGTTGGAAAACCTCCTTTCCATATCATAAGAGGGTCTTCCGTACACAAAGTGGATAATCTTAATGAAGCCATGCTCAAAGTTCAGGACGAGGCAAAAAAGGGGCTGAGCCTGCAGAGATATAAAGGATTGGGAGAAATGAATCCGGAGCAGCTCTGGGAAACCACCATGGATCCTGCGAACAGAACCTTTTTAAAAGTTACAATAGAAGATGCAGTTGAAACGGACCAGATATTCTCTACCCTTATGGGAGATGAGGTTGAGCCAAGACGCGATTTCATACAGACAAACGCTCTCAGGGTTACAAACCTGGATATATGA